The following are encoded together in the Hyalangium ruber genome:
- a CDS encoding outer membrane protein, which produces MKTKILVGAVAALLYGGVALAGGNKDCPPGYEKKDTQASMDTGSQAVEDQSLTVIETEPVDSSIGGSGQAGIDEDVSARSEATLDANKDFHGDVGVGGSGQAGEDIMLRCEPVKRDATGGSGWNDNYGSDIGGSGVQSEPLREPEITPPAEPVIPPAAPSGAFAPIEEREEVKEDKTNMRGLTVMVGGGVEGYTGALAPEINPGPSYGVTAAIKPSKVLGIELGYSGAVNNLDSTALGADSGPDLVRNGGQAALTFGLTATPVQPYVLGGIGFSDYNFRGAAASGFGDDLVGNVPVGAGLRTHVGDFTLDLRGNYNFLFDQEFAGVDDGLNENGRYSGTLNIGGTF; this is translated from the coding sequence ATGAAGACGAAGATTCTGGTTGGAGCAGTCGCGGCGCTCCTCTACGGCGGTGTGGCGCTTGCGGGTGGCAACAAGGACTGCCCACCGGGCTACGAGAAGAAAGACACGCAGGCGAGCATGGACACGGGCTCGCAGGCGGTGGAGGACCAGAGCCTGACAGTCATCGAGACCGAGCCGGTCGACTCATCCATCGGAGGGAGTGGACAGGCGGGCATCGATGAAGACGTGAGCGCCCGCAGCGAGGCCACCCTGGATGCCAACAAGGACTTCCACGGGGACGTCGGTGTCGGCGGCAGCGGACAGGCCGGCGAAGACATCATGCTGCGCTGCGAGCCGGTGAAGCGCGATGCCACGGGCGGTAGTGGCTGGAACGACAACTACGGCTCCGACATCGGCGGCAGTGGCGTGCAGAGCGAGCCGCTCCGTGAGCCGGAGATCACCCCGCCGGCCGAGCCGGTGATTCCTCCCGCCGCCCCGAGCGGTGCCTTCGCCCCCATCGAGGAGCGCGAAGAGGTGAAGGAGGACAAGACGAACATGCGCGGCCTCACCGTGATGGTGGGCGGCGGTGTGGAAGGCTACACCGGTGCGCTGGCTCCGGAGATCAACCCCGGTCCCTCGTACGGTGTGACGGCCGCCATCAAGCCCTCGAAGGTGCTGGGCATCGAGCTGGGCTACAGCGGCGCGGTGAACAACCTGGATAGCACGGCGCTGGGTGCCGACAGCGGTCCGGACCTGGTCCGTAACGGTGGCCAGGCGGCGCTGACCTTCGGTCTGACGGCCACTCCGGTGCAGCCGTACGTGCTGGGCGGCATCGGCTTCAGCGACTACAACTTCCGCGGTGCCGCTGCCTCGGGCTTCGGGGATGACCTGGTTGGTAACGTGCCGGTGGGCGCCGGTCTGCGCACCCACGTGGGCGACTTCACCCTCGACCTGCGCGGTAACTACAACTTCCTGTTCGACCAGGAGTTCGCGGGTGTGGATGACGGTCTGAACGAGAACGGCCGGTACAGCGGCACGCTGAACATCGGC
- the nadE gene encoding NAD(+) synthase: MRLVKVGLASANTTVGAFSRNVDRALTLARKMAAEDVTVALFQEQLIGGYPAEDLVQWQGFIDHQWPQLERFAQETASLSTVFVVGVAVAHQGLRLNCAAVVAGGKVLGLVPKEKLPTYSVFYEVRTYARGYPGMAEVHRGVPLGDYLFRFDFGTLAPEVCEDIWSADGPQRRRTYSGGELVVNLSASPFRLGFVDTRRELIATRAADHQCTIAYANALGSNDGIIFDGGGFLNQNGRHVVETPRFQEGYTAAVVDLDRTMRLRTENTTWRSDREAWLAGGGKLVPTLDCTASFRSQREKLTYPVPAHRSFFLPGPDQRRSAREALCEDLLDALALGVGDYFEKTRAFKVLGIALSGGRDSLLTLLIAHRYAKRVRPENPGSLLQAFYMPSRYSSDTTREAAETIARELGVPFQVVPIEEAFDRELAVVKQMLGDKAVTPITEQNIQARLRAQRMWNWSNSCGGLFLQTGNMSEKAVGYTTIGGDLMGALAVIANVPKTVVMYLLDYLQEKTGYEGIRKVLSKPAGPELAHNQVGEEELMPFPILDACFYLFAGEKLLPAELVQALSAMFPEVETARLQGYVEKFVRLFLQSIYKWVQSPLSLHIGNLDLDRERAMQIPVVTGSEWTRG, from the coding sequence ATGCGGCTCGTCAAGGTAGGGCTGGCCAGCGCCAATACGACCGTGGGCGCCTTCTCGCGCAACGTGGACCGGGCGCTCACGCTGGCGCGGAAGATGGCGGCCGAGGACGTCACCGTCGCCCTCTTCCAGGAGCAGCTCATCGGCGGCTACCCGGCCGAGGATCTGGTCCAGTGGCAGGGCTTCATCGACCACCAGTGGCCCCAGCTGGAGCGCTTCGCCCAGGAGACGGCCTCGCTGTCCACCGTCTTCGTGGTGGGCGTGGCGGTGGCCCACCAGGGCCTGCGCCTCAACTGCGCGGCGGTGGTGGCGGGCGGCAAGGTGCTGGGCCTGGTGCCCAAGGAGAAGCTGCCCACCTACAGCGTCTTCTACGAGGTGCGCACCTACGCGCGCGGCTATCCGGGCATGGCCGAGGTCCACCGGGGCGTGCCGCTGGGCGACTACCTGTTCCGCTTCGACTTCGGCACCCTGGCCCCAGAGGTGTGCGAGGACATCTGGAGCGCGGACGGGCCACAGCGGCGGCGCACCTACTCGGGCGGCGAGCTGGTGGTGAACCTGTCCGCCTCGCCGTTCCGCCTGGGCTTCGTGGACACGCGCCGGGAGCTCATCGCCACGCGCGCCGCGGACCACCAATGCACCATCGCCTACGCCAACGCGCTGGGCAGCAATGACGGCATCATCTTCGACGGCGGCGGCTTCCTGAACCAGAACGGCCGGCACGTGGTCGAGACGCCGCGCTTCCAGGAGGGCTACACCGCCGCGGTGGTGGACCTGGACCGAACCATGCGCCTGCGCACGGAGAACACCACCTGGCGCAGCGACCGCGAGGCGTGGCTGGCCGGCGGCGGCAAGCTGGTGCCCACGCTGGATTGCACGGCCTCCTTCCGCAGCCAGCGCGAGAAGCTCACCTACCCGGTGCCTGCGCACCGCAGCTTCTTCCTGCCCGGGCCGGATCAGCGCCGCAGCGCCCGCGAGGCGCTGTGCGAGGATCTGCTGGACGCGCTGGCGCTGGGCGTGGGCGACTACTTCGAGAAGACGCGCGCCTTCAAGGTGCTGGGCATTGCGCTGTCGGGCGGCCGTGACTCGCTGCTGACGCTGCTCATCGCCCACCGCTATGCCAAGCGCGTGCGGCCGGAGAACCCGGGCTCGCTGCTGCAGGCCTTCTACATGCCCAGCCGCTACTCCAGCGACACCACGCGCGAGGCGGCGGAGACGATCGCCCGCGAGCTGGGCGTGCCCTTCCAGGTGGTGCCCATCGAGGAGGCCTTCGACCGGGAGCTGGCCGTCGTGAAGCAGATGCTGGGCGACAAGGCCGTCACCCCCATCACCGAGCAGAACATCCAGGCGCGCCTGCGCGCACAGCGCATGTGGAACTGGTCCAACTCGTGCGGCGGCCTGTTCCTGCAGACGGGCAACATGAGCGAGAAGGCGGTGGGCTACACCACCATCGGCGGCGACCTCATGGGTGCCCTGGCCGTCATCGCCAACGTGCCGAAGACGGTGGTCATGTACCTGCTGGACTACCTGCAGGAGAAGACGGGCTACGAGGGCATTCGCAAGGTGCTGTCCAAGCCCGCGGGGCCGGAGCTGGCGCACAATCAGGTGGGCGAGGAGGAGCTGATGCCCTTCCCCATCCTGGATGCGTGCTTCTACCTCTTCGCCGGCGAGAAGCTCCTGCCCGCGGAGCTGGTGCAGGCCCTCTCCGCCATGTTCCCCGAGGTGGAGACCGCGCGGCTCCAGGGCTACGTGGAGAAGTTCGTCCGCCTCTTCCTGCAGTCCATCTACAAGTGGGTGCAGTCGCCGCTGTCGCTGCACATCGGCAACCTGGACCTCGACCGCGAGCGCGCGATGCAGATCCCCGTGGTCACCGGTTCGGAGTGGACGCGCGGGTAG
- a CDS encoding LON peptidase substrate-binding domain-containing protein → MTTVQERVAQAADSLKVFPLPSAVLFPHSAIPLHIFEPRYRDLIRDALEGDKVMALAQLEPGWESRYGARPLMQPLMCAGLIVWHDELPDGRYNILLQGVCRARLLSELPPDRLYREARVELLPDPTYHGPEEEQLRQAVFELVGRVPPSFSEGLVPAVARANGGALADVVAAAIIPEPERRQALLAELDVRQRLQEVTDEVGELIARLQPLRPAGPLN, encoded by the coding sequence ATGACGACAGTCCAGGAACGTGTAGCCCAGGCCGCGGATTCGCTGAAGGTCTTCCCGCTGCCCTCGGCGGTGCTCTTCCCTCACTCCGCCATCCCCCTGCACATCTTCGAGCCACGCTACCGGGACCTGATACGCGATGCGCTGGAGGGAGACAAGGTGATGGCGCTCGCCCAGCTCGAGCCGGGCTGGGAGTCGCGCTACGGGGCGCGGCCCCTCATGCAGCCGCTCATGTGCGCCGGCCTCATCGTCTGGCACGACGAGCTGCCGGACGGGCGCTACAACATCCTGCTCCAGGGGGTGTGCCGCGCGCGGCTGCTCTCCGAGCTGCCGCCGGACCGCCTGTACCGCGAGGCGCGCGTCGAGCTGTTGCCGGACCCGACGTACCACGGCCCGGAGGAGGAGCAGCTGCGGCAGGCCGTCTTCGAGCTGGTAGGCCGGGTGCCGCCCTCCTTCTCCGAGGGGTTGGTGCCTGCGGTGGCTCGTGCCAACGGGGGCGCGCTGGCCGACGTGGTGGCCGCCGCCATCATCCCCGAGCCGGAGCGGCGCCAGGCGTTGCTGGCCGAGCTGGACGTGCGCCAGCGCCTGCAGGAGGTGACCGATGAGGTGGGTGAGCTCATCGCCCGCCTCCAGCCGCTGCGGCCCGCGGGCCCGCTGAACTGA
- a CDS encoding YqaA family protein produces the protein MSDMSPAPAAATAKPVKLSWYRRLYLRVEALASTKHAVAAMLVVAFVDGSFFPVPPFALLVPMVLAQPQKWVRYAVLGTVASLFGGFFGYWLGTLINAGAVSFLEIDLNMRVQRFGIDSTLGELLGQNFWALALLCSVLPTPFKVVAIGSGMVAVPLDRFLLAAVIGRTVRFFLVAGVMRFAGPTARKWLRV, from the coding sequence ATGTCGGACATGTCCCCTGCCCCGGCGGCCGCCACCGCCAAGCCCGTGAAGCTCTCCTGGTACCGCCGACTCTACCTGCGGGTAGAGGCCCTGGCCTCCACGAAGCACGCCGTGGCGGCGATGCTGGTGGTGGCCTTCGTCGACGGCTCGTTCTTCCCGGTGCCGCCCTTCGCGCTGCTGGTGCCCATGGTGCTGGCCCAGCCCCAGAAGTGGGTGCGCTACGCCGTGCTGGGCACGGTGGCCAGCCTCTTCGGCGGCTTCTTCGGCTACTGGCTGGGCACCCTCATCAACGCGGGGGCCGTCAGCTTCCTGGAGATCGACCTCAACATGCGCGTGCAGCGCTTCGGCATCGACTCGACGCTGGGCGAGCTGCTGGGTCAGAACTTCTGGGCGCTGGCGCTGCTGTGCTCGGTGCTGCCCACCCCGTTCAAGGTGGTGGCGATCGGCAGCGGCATGGTGGCCGTGCCGCTGGACCGCTTCCTGCTGGCCGCCGTCATCGGCCGCACCGTGCGCTTCTTCCTCGTCGCCGGGGTGATGCGCTTCGCGGGCCCCACGGCCCGCAAGTGGCTGCGCGTGTGA
- a CDS encoding MASE1 domain-containing protein: MGGHTIRLPERTHWAYDVRGILTMLALAGVYLAVAWAGLQFTIFHKNSSPVWPASGVALAALMVLGVSRWPGIFLGAVLCALVNGDTLFTGVGVATGNTLAAVLGALLLRRLGVSVSLRRLQDVVALIVGGALLCTQVSALIGTASTCLLGSVPWEQFWRTAGVWWGGDALGVIVVAPVLLLRPVRPLERRWEAVALAVAILLVCAEVFLDGAVRLPFAYLETLFFFPLVVWAALRFSTRGTAFTTLLITVLSVLATVSGLGPFAQESLPTALLLVQLIVAINAVTGLLLAAVSAERHSALARLELLATAVRGVSEGVVISEVSPEGPRVAFANEAFRSMVGRPLEALVGRSPSEHFGKLDPETHERLDASLREAGPFRGEVLLTRPDGTWVRSELQHSPVRDGGGAVTHLVSIHRDVTATEELRARLLAAERVATVGMLAAGVGHEINNPLAYLGLNLETALRGLSRDMGLKAETVASLRGAQEATERIRRIVQDLRMFSREGSEEHARVDLREVVKPALRMTRHLLRERARLVESYEAVPHVLGSEARLGQVLVNLLVNAMQAIPEGSPERNEVRVFVDTAPDGRARVRVEDTGLGILPEVLPHIFEPFFTTKSHAEGTGLGLSISQQIVRSHGGEVLVSSESGKGSVFTVLLPAASAPVAGALPHYALPSPVEGARRGRILIIDDEPRLALSMRLLLSPHHDVVVTTRGSEALGMVSSGQRFDAVVCDLQMPDMTGMDVYARLSTEVPELARRLVFISGGACTPTALNFIRHVRNPVLEKPVHPSLLLSTIDEALAPVPFVSHGDKPPV; encoded by the coding sequence GTGGGGGGGCACACCATTCGTCTGCCTGAGCGCACGCACTGGGCGTACGACGTCCGCGGCATCCTGACGATGCTCGCGCTGGCGGGCGTGTATCTGGCCGTCGCGTGGGCGGGCCTGCAGTTCACCATCTTCCACAAGAACTCCAGCCCTGTCTGGCCCGCTTCGGGCGTGGCGCTCGCCGCGTTGATGGTGCTGGGAGTGTCTCGCTGGCCGGGCATCTTCCTGGGGGCCGTGCTGTGCGCCCTGGTGAATGGCGACACCCTGTTCACCGGCGTGGGCGTTGCCACGGGCAACACCCTGGCGGCGGTGCTGGGCGCACTGTTGCTGCGGCGGCTGGGCGTCTCGGTCTCGCTGAGGCGCCTGCAGGACGTCGTCGCGCTCATCGTGGGCGGCGCCCTGCTGTGTACGCAGGTCAGCGCCTTGATAGGCACCGCGAGCACCTGCCTGCTGGGCTCGGTGCCGTGGGAGCAGTTCTGGAGGACGGCGGGGGTGTGGTGGGGTGGGGACGCGCTGGGCGTCATCGTCGTGGCGCCCGTGCTGCTGCTGCGGCCGGTGCGGCCCCTGGAGCGGCGCTGGGAGGCCGTGGCCCTCGCGGTGGCCATCCTCCTGGTCTGCGCGGAGGTGTTCCTCGACGGGGCGGTGCGCCTGCCCTTCGCGTACCTGGAGACGCTCTTCTTCTTCCCGCTGGTCGTGTGGGCGGCGCTGCGTTTCAGCACCCGGGGCACGGCGTTCACCACCCTGCTCATCACCGTGCTGTCCGTGCTGGCCACGGTGAGCGGGCTGGGCCCTTTCGCCCAGGAGTCCCTGCCGACGGCGCTGCTGCTCGTGCAGCTCATCGTCGCCATCAACGCCGTCACCGGTCTGCTGCTGGCGGCCGTGAGCGCCGAGCGCCACAGCGCCCTGGCGCGGTTGGAGTTGCTGGCCACCGCCGTACGCGGGGTGAGCGAAGGCGTCGTCATCAGCGAGGTGTCGCCCGAGGGCCCTCGCGTCGCCTTCGCCAACGAGGCCTTCCGCTCCATGGTGGGGCGCCCGCTCGAGGCCCTGGTGGGGCGCTCGCCCAGCGAGCATTTCGGCAAGCTGGACCCGGAGACGCACGAGCGCCTGGATGCGTCCCTGCGCGAGGCGGGGCCCTTCCGCGGCGAGGTGCTGCTCACGCGCCCCGATGGCACCTGGGTGCGCAGCGAGCTGCAGCACTCTCCGGTGCGGGATGGGGGCGGGGCGGTGACCCACCTGGTCTCCATCCACCGCGACGTCACGGCCACCGAGGAGCTGCGGGCGCGCCTGCTGGCCGCAGAGCGCGTGGCCACGGTGGGCATGCTCGCCGCCGGGGTGGGCCATGAAATCAACAACCCGCTGGCCTACCTGGGGCTGAACCTGGAGACGGCGTTGCGGGGCTTAAGCCGGGACATGGGGCTCAAGGCGGAGACGGTGGCCAGTCTGCGCGGCGCGCAGGAGGCCACCGAGCGCATCCGGCGCATCGTCCAGGACCTGCGCATGTTCAGCCGGGAGGGAAGCGAGGAGCACGCCCGGGTGGATCTGCGCGAGGTGGTGAAGCCCGCGCTGCGGATGACGCGGCACCTGCTCCGGGAGCGGGCGCGGCTGGTCGAGTCCTACGAGGCGGTGCCCCACGTGCTGGGCAGCGAGGCGCGGCTGGGGCAGGTGCTCGTCAACCTGCTGGTCAACGCGATGCAGGCCATTCCGGAGGGAAGTCCGGAGCGCAACGAGGTGCGGGTGTTCGTCGACACGGCGCCGGACGGCAGGGCCCGGGTGCGGGTGGAGGACACCGGCCTGGGCATCCTCCCCGAGGTGCTGCCTCATATCTTCGAGCCGTTCTTCACCACGAAGTCCCACGCAGAAGGGACCGGGCTGGGGTTGTCCATCAGCCAGCAGATCGTCCGGTCCCATGGAGGGGAGGTCCTCGTGAGCAGCGAATCGGGAAAGGGTTCCGTCTTCACCGTCCTGTTGCCGGCCGCCTCAGCCCCGGTGGCGGGGGCGCTCCCCCACTACGCACTGCCGTCGCCCGTCGAAGGGGCGCGCCGGGGGCGCATCCTCATCATCGACGACGAGCCGCGGCTGGCCCTGTCCATGCGGCTGCTGCTCTCGCCCCACCATGACGTGGTCGTCACCACGCGCGGCAGCGAGGCGCTGGGCATGGTGTCCTCGGGGCAGCGCTTCGACGCCGTCGTGTGCGACTTGCAGATGCCGGACATGACGGGGATGGATGTCTACGCCCGGCTGAGCACCGAGGTGCCGGAGCTGGCCCGGCGGCTGGTGTTCATCTCCGGCGGGGCCTGTACGCCGACGGCGCTCAACTTCATCCGCCACGTGCGCAACCCCGTGCTGGAGAAGCCGGTACACCCCTCGCTGCTGCTGTCCACCATCGATGAGGCGCTGGCCCCCGTGCCCTTCGTCTCACATGGCGACAAGCCGCCGGTGTGA
- a CDS encoding DUF5683 domain-containing protein, with protein MSRPGAAALLSFLIPGVGQIYNGDILRGVFWLIITPGFWVGTGGLLGWVCHIIAAATAYNRAEDKERARLPAWRTEVS; from the coding sequence ATGTCGCGACCTGGTGCCGCTGCGCTGTTGTCGTTCCTCATCCCTGGGGTGGGGCAGATCTACAACGGAGACATTCTGCGCGGGGTCTTCTGGCTCATCATCACCCCGGGCTTCTGGGTGGGCACCGGCGGCCTGTTGGGCTGGGTGTGCCACATCATCGCCGCCGCCACCGCCTACAACCGGGCGGAGGACAAGGAGCGCGCCCGCCTGCCTGCCTGGCGGACAGAGGTCTCCTAA
- a CDS encoding HAD family hydrolase has protein sequence MPLRAAIFDLDGTLVDSLADIATAMNHSLSQHGLPTHPTADYRHYVGEGVIQLVRKALPGGQEALHASVLDGYRAFYAEHLFDQTYVFPGVPAVLSQLAAEGVRLAVLSNKSDAFTRRLVEGLLPGIPFAAVYGERPGVPRKPDPTAALGLAAELGVAPTDCAFVGDTSVDMDTARNAGMYGVGVTWGFRGAEELRAHGARALASTSEELLAALRAARG, from the coding sequence ATGCCCCTGCGCGCCGCCATCTTCGACTTGGACGGGACGTTGGTGGACTCGCTGGCGGATATCGCCACGGCGATGAACCACTCGCTCTCCCAGCACGGACTGCCCACCCACCCCACCGCCGACTACCGCCACTATGTGGGCGAAGGGGTGATTCAGCTGGTGCGCAAGGCCCTCCCCGGAGGGCAGGAGGCGCTGCACGCCTCGGTGCTGGACGGGTACCGCGCCTTCTACGCCGAGCACCTCTTTGATCAGACGTACGTGTTTCCGGGGGTACCCGCCGTGCTCTCGCAGCTGGCCGCAGAAGGGGTGCGGCTCGCGGTGCTGAGCAACAAGTCGGATGCCTTCACCCGGCGCCTGGTGGAGGGGCTGCTGCCGGGCATCCCCTTCGCGGCCGTGTACGGCGAGCGGCCCGGGGTGCCTCGAAAGCCCGACCCCACGGCCGCGCTGGGGCTGGCCGCGGAGCTGGGCGTGGCGCCCACCGACTGCGCCTTCGTGGGAGACACGTCGGTGGACATGGACACCGCGCGCAACGCCGGCATGTACGGCGTTGGCGTGACGTGGGGGTTCCGCGGCGCCGAGGAGCTGCGGGCCCATGGGGCGCGCGCGCTCGCCAGCACCTCCGAGGAGCTGCTGGCGGCGCTTCGCGCGGCGCGAGGTTAG
- a CDS encoding ExbD/TolR family protein has product MAIKVPGKRYGKRLEHSKVFGHGHHGKKSTFSDLLITPLVDMFIIIVLFLIANFSATGEVLMMTKDIQLPEAVNVKEVEMHPVVLVSNDQVSISGNIVGRVEDLVKDEYLNIPALEEKLRDMKKQFEDLHAMAGGEANAFKGDVNIQAHREVEFKIIKRVMFSCATAGYNNINFAVLTKGGDSGAAPPASAAATP; this is encoded by the coding sequence ATGGCCATCAAGGTTCCCGGCAAGCGGTACGGCAAGCGGCTCGAGCACTCGAAGGTGTTCGGCCACGGCCACCACGGCAAGAAGAGCACGTTCTCGGACCTGCTCATCACCCCGCTGGTCGACATGTTCATCATCATCGTGCTCTTCCTGATCGCGAACTTCTCCGCGACGGGCGAGGTGCTGATGATGACCAAGGACATCCAGCTGCCCGAGGCTGTCAACGTCAAGGAAGTGGAGATGCACCCGGTGGTGCTGGTCTCCAACGACCAGGTGTCCATCTCCGGCAACATCGTCGGCCGGGTGGAAGACCTGGTGAAGGACGAGTACCTCAACATCCCCGCGCTGGAAGAGAAGCTGCGGGACATGAAGAAGCAGTTCGAGGATCTTCACGCCATGGCCGGCGGCGAGGCCAACGCCTTCAAGGGCGACGTGAACATCCAGGCCCACCGCGAGGTGGAGTTCAAGATCATCAAGCGGGTGATGTTCAGCTGCGCCACGGCCGGCTACAACAACATCAACTTCGCGGTGCTCACCAAGGGCGGTGACAGCGGCGCGGCGCCTCCGGCGAGCGCGGCGGCCACCCCGTAG
- a CDS encoding ExbD/TolR family protein, whose amino-acid sequence MAGGMDLGNGGKGGKKPLDTAINLVPFIDLMAVTISFLIMTAVWTQIGRLQVSQAGGPAAEDTQQEEDKSKTVTLTLAITPEELRLTADQSTFEPIPLTRGANGKLDLVKLNERFKQLKEQFPDTAAITLQTDDKVRYDVLVRIIDECMGSGLPQISVMAAG is encoded by the coding sequence ATGGCCGGCGGAATGGACCTAGGGAACGGTGGGAAGGGTGGCAAGAAGCCGCTCGACACCGCCATCAACCTGGTCCCCTTCATCGACCTGATGGCCGTGACCATCAGCTTTCTGATCATGACCGCCGTCTGGACGCAGATCGGCCGGCTCCAGGTTTCTCAAGCCGGAGGTCCCGCCGCGGAGGACACCCAGCAAGAGGAAGACAAGAGCAAGACGGTCACCCTCACGCTGGCCATCACGCCGGAGGAGCTGCGGCTGACCGCCGATCAGAGCACCTTCGAGCCGATTCCGCTCACGCGCGGCGCCAACGGCAAGCTGGATCTGGTGAAGCTCAATGAGCGCTTCAAGCAGCTCAAGGAGCAGTTCCCGGACACGGCGGCAATCACTCTGCAGACCGACGACAAGGTGCGCTACGACGTGCTGGTGCGCATCATCGACGAGTGCATGGGCTCGGGGCTGCCGCAAATCTCCGTGATGGCAGCGGGCTGA
- a CDS encoding MotA/TolQ/ExbB proton channel family protein: MNLGFLTNLSVLANTGGPQRSLMEELAMRWEAGQWGMYPIAVCGLIALAIMIERAVVLFFMSSINKEGFLRGLKKHIYAGDLDKAINYVAGQKSTPLTNVIKAGLMNVPKGQDEVQAALDEASLRETPKLEARTGYLAMLGNAAMLAGLLGTVSGLISCFEAVANVNPADKATILANGISEAMNCTGFGLLTAIPALVAFSVLMGRTQGLINDINETSVSVLNLIVNNRDKFKNLNIPTSSHGAEE, encoded by the coding sequence ATGAACCTGGGGTTTTTGACGAATCTGTCCGTTCTGGCCAACACGGGCGGTCCGCAGCGCAGCTTGATGGAAGAACTCGCCATGCGCTGGGAGGCGGGTCAGTGGGGTATGTACCCCATCGCCGTGTGCGGCCTCATCGCCCTGGCCATCATGATCGAGCGCGCCGTGGTGCTCTTCTTCATGTCCTCCATCAACAAGGAGGGCTTCCTGCGTGGGCTCAAGAAGCACATCTACGCCGGTGACCTGGACAAGGCCATCAACTACGTGGCCGGCCAGAAGTCCACCCCGCTGACCAACGTCATCAAGGCGGGCCTGATGAACGTTCCCAAGGGCCAGGATGAGGTCCAGGCGGCCCTGGACGAGGCCTCGCTGCGTGAGACGCCGAAGCTCGAGGCGCGCACCGGCTACCTGGCCATGCTCGGCAACGCGGCGATGCTCGCCGGTCTGCTCGGAACGGTGTCGGGTCTGATCTCCTGCTTCGAAGCCGTGGCCAACGTGAACCCGGCCGACAAGGCGACGATTCTCGCCAACGGTATCTCGGAAGCCATGAACTGCACGGGCTTCGGGCTGCTGACGGCCATCCCGGCGCTGGTGGCCTTCTCGGTGCTGATGGGCCGCACCCAGGGGCTCATCAACGACATCAATGAGACGAGCGTCTCGGTGCTCAACCTCATCGTCAACAACCGCGACAAGTTCAAGAACCTGAACATCCCGACGTCGTCTCACGGCGCCGAGGAGTAG